The following proteins come from a genomic window of Mustela lutreola isolate mMusLut2 chromosome 6, mMusLut2.pri, whole genome shotgun sequence:
- the LOC131833368 gene encoding uncharacterized protein LOC131833368 — MAHWLHRTRLPFPALWNAGSIRERQAGRLSTGVEVCLARSKVSEASRLQSPWGRREALGAGREPLVHRLGEARFSPLLLLTPPPSHPSPFLTSSCASMAASSVDLAVPVSGGGKTAADHTALESAGKDTALGPHPLSGTPARPADVGPQPRFQSRMITTDTPGSDSRQCGGGRGWAELCRPAGGRASPARLRLLGQTRPPTPRRAPCCRGGEEGQGLGPGPHGSSRGWPGCLCSSREGDGASGCSKHTPAFSSRGAGGLQRSRWWATSHVVTRGPGSGGEWLCWRPSAYCQALSFWGCIPFWQPEEWAFLRIIVLKHIQ; from the coding sequence ATGGCGCACTGGCTTCACCGGACTCggcttcccttccctgccctgtgGAATGCGGGCAGCATCAGGGAGCGGCAGGCCGGTCGGCTCAGCACCGGCGTGGAAGTGTGTCTGGCGCGCAGTAAGGTTTCAGAGGCCTCGCGCCTTCAGTCCCCGTGGGGCAGGCGAGAGGCGCTGGGTGCTGGCAGGGAGCCGCTCGTCCACAGGCTGGGGGAGGCCCGCTTCTCACCCCTCCTGCttctcacccctcccccttctcacccctcccccttcctcacctcctcctGCGCGTCCATGGCTGCGTCCAGCGTGGACCTGGCTGTCCCTGTCAGCGGGGGTGGGAAGACAGCGGCTGATCACACAGCGCTGGAATCTGCAGGAAAGGACACCGCTCTGGGACCACATCCGCTCTCAGGCACCCCTGCAAGGCCAGCGGACGTGGGACCGCAGCCTCGTTTCCAAAGCAGAATGATCACGACGGACACCCCCGGCAGTGACTCTCGGCAGTGCGGCGGAGGAAGGGGCTGGGCAGAGCTTTGCAGACCTGCCGGGGGAAGAGCCAGCCCGGCCCGACTCAGGCTCCTAGGCCAGACCCGCCCCCCCACGCCCCGGAGAGCCCCGTGCTGCAGAGGCGGTGAAGAAGGACAGGGCTTGGGGCCAGGCCCGCATGGCAGCTCCCGTGGGTGGCCTGGGTGTCTCTGCAGCAGCCGGGAGGGGGACGGTGCTAGCGGCTGTAGTAAACACACCCCAGCTTTCTCCTCCCGTGGAGCTGGCGGATTGCAACGTTCTCGCTGGTGGGCGACTTCACACGTCGTGACGCGGGGCCCGGGCTCCGGTGGCGAATGGCTCTGCTGGCGCCCTTCAGCTTACTGCCAGGCTTTATCTTTTTGGGGCTGTATCCCCTTTTGGCAGCCCGAGGAATGGGCTTTTCTCAGAATAATTGTCCTTAAACACATACAGTAA